One region of Mycolicibacterium rhodesiae NBB3 genomic DNA includes:
- a CDS encoding GlxA family transcriptional regulator, translating to MRVALLLTEAVFDSGLSIVCDVLDTANALRGELHRPPPPWEITLVGFRRHHRTARGHHVRAEPPASVNPDVLVVPAVGAKDPTQLIALVEDPSLRRPTEFISHAAASGVVVAGACTGTFFLAEAGALNGRQATTSWWLGPAFRARYPLVDLDTRATLVHDANVATAGAAFAHIDLALWLVRCRSPALADLVARYLLIGDRASQAAFAMPSVLALHCPEMAAFERWVRDHLGESLCIGDAARAMGVSARTLQRRTMAAVGLSPLAFANEIRLDEASHLLRSTSLSTDAVAAAVGLCNASSLCQLVRRRRGSTLRVLRDGPAHAGIAVSDDDAAQMPM from the coding sequence ATGCGCGTAGCGTTGCTGCTAACGGAGGCAGTGTTCGACTCAGGCCTCAGCATCGTGTGCGATGTCTTGGACACCGCGAACGCTTTACGAGGTGAGCTTCATCGGCCGCCACCTCCTTGGGAGATCACCCTGGTCGGGTTCCGCCGCCACCATCGGACTGCGCGCGGGCACCACGTACGCGCTGAGCCGCCGGCGTCTGTCAACCCCGACGTTTTGGTCGTCCCCGCTGTAGGGGCCAAGGACCCGACGCAGCTAATCGCTTTGGTCGAGGACCCGTCGCTGCGGCGCCCTACCGAGTTCATCTCCCACGCCGCCGCGAGCGGCGTCGTCGTTGCAGGCGCCTGCACCGGCACGTTTTTCCTGGCCGAGGCCGGGGCGTTGAACGGACGGCAAGCCACCACCAGCTGGTGGCTCGGGCCAGCATTTCGAGCCCGCTACCCTCTCGTCGACCTGGACACCCGCGCCACGCTCGTCCACGACGCTAACGTGGCCACCGCAGGCGCGGCCTTCGCCCACATCGACCTGGCCCTCTGGTTAGTGCGATGCCGAAGCCCCGCACTAGCCGATCTCGTCGCCCGCTATCTGCTCATTGGAGATCGCGCATCTCAGGCGGCGTTCGCGATGCCGTCTGTGTTAGCCCTTCACTGCCCGGAGATGGCGGCGTTCGAACGGTGGGTTCGCGACCACCTGGGTGAATCGTTGTGCATCGGCGACGCCGCTCGGGCGATGGGGGTAAGTGCACGCACCTTGCAGCGCCGGACGATGGCAGCAGTGGGATTGAGCCCGCTCGCGTTCGCCAACGAGATCCGCCTGGACGAGGCGTCGCACCTGCTGCGAAGCACGTCCTTATCCACCGACGCCGTGGCCGCGGCCGTCGGGCTCTGCAACGCAAGTAGTCTGTGCCAGCTAGTGCGGCGTCGCCGCGGGAGCACCCTTCGAGTGCTGCGTGACGGGCCCGCGCATGCCGGCATCGCCGTATCCGACGATGACGCGGCGCAGATGCCGATGTAA
- a CDS encoding adenylate kinase: MRVVLIGPPGAGKGTQAQKLSEKLGIPQISTGDLFRHHIGARTGLGIRAKRYLDAGELVPTAVTNALVDDRLNGPDAARGFILDGFPRSVEQADALAQMLDVRRVALDAVVEFRVSEDELVTRLAARGRTDDSEEVIRNRMNVYRSETEPLLEFYRVPLQTVDAQGSVEKVFERTLRAVGV, encoded by the coding sequence GTGCGGGTGGTTTTGATTGGGCCCCCGGGCGCGGGCAAGGGTACCCAGGCCCAGAAGTTGAGCGAAAAGCTTGGCATACCGCAAATTTCGACAGGCGACCTGTTCCGGCACCACATCGGCGCCCGCACCGGACTCGGAATCCGTGCCAAACGCTATCTTGACGCCGGGGAGCTGGTACCCACAGCGGTGACTAACGCACTGGTTGACGACCGGCTGAACGGACCCGATGCGGCGCGCGGCTTCATCCTCGACGGGTTTCCGCGATCGGTCGAGCAAGCCGACGCTTTGGCGCAGATGCTTGATGTCCGGCGGGTGGCGCTGGATGCCGTCGTCGAATTTCGCGTGTCCGAAGACGAACTCGTAACACGCCTGGCGGCACGGGGACGGACGGATGACTCGGAGGAGGTTATCCGGAACCGCATGAATGTCTACCGGAGCGAAACCGAACCACTACTCGAGTTTTACCGTGTGCCGTTGCAGACCGTCGACGCCCAGGGCAGCGTTGAGAAGGTGTTCGAACGTACCCTGCGCGCCGTTGGAGTTTAG
- a CDS encoding MlaE family ABC transporter permease, which yields MTAPTGLASLVGHQLRGPLEHIGGFARMCSLAGKALFRGPLEWRELILQSWFLLRVTILPTIMAAIPLTVLLTFTLNVLLAEFGAADISGAGAALGAVTQLGPLTTVLVVAGAGSTAICADLGARTIREEIDALEVMGIDPIRRLVVPRVLAATLVATLLNSLVITVGLVGGFVFSVYLQDVSAGAYLSTLTLITGLPEVLIATVKAVSFGLIAGLVGCYRGLTVSGGAKGVGTAVNETVVLCVIALYAVNVILTTIGVRFGTGH from the coding sequence TTGACGGCGCCGACGGGGCTCGCCAGCTTGGTCGGACACCAGTTGAGGGGTCCGCTGGAACACATCGGTGGTTTCGCTCGAATGTGCTCGCTGGCGGGCAAGGCCCTCTTCCGCGGACCGCTGGAGTGGCGCGAGCTGATCCTGCAAAGCTGGTTTCTGCTGCGCGTGACCATCCTGCCCACGATCATGGCCGCCATCCCGCTGACTGTGCTGCTGACGTTCACCCTGAATGTCTTGCTGGCCGAGTTCGGCGCGGCTGATATTTCGGGTGCGGGCGCGGCCCTGGGCGCTGTCACCCAACTGGGCCCGCTAACCACAGTGTTGGTGGTCGCCGGCGCCGGTTCTACCGCGATTTGCGCCGACCTTGGTGCGCGCACCATCCGGGAGGAGATCGACGCCCTAGAGGTAATGGGCATCGACCCCATCCGCCGGTTGGTAGTGCCGAGGGTGCTCGCGGCGACCCTCGTCGCTACGTTGCTCAACAGCCTGGTGATCACCGTAGGCCTGGTCGGCGGTTTCGTCTTCAGTGTCTATCTCCAGGACGTGTCCGCCGGCGCCTACCTGTCCACTCTGACCCTGATCACCGGCCTGCCCGAGGTGCTCATCGCGACCGTCAAAGCGGTGTCGTTCGGATTGATCGCCGGCCTGGTCGGTTGCTATCGCGGCCTGACTGTGTCGGGCGGCGCCAAGGGCGTCGGCACCGCCGTCAACGAAACCGTCGTGTTATGCGTGATCGCCCTCTACGCGGTCAACGTGATTTTGACCACCATCGGGGTGCGGTTCGGGACGGGGCACTGA
- a CDS encoding ABC transporter permease — translation MSNATVMRARFPRTVINVDRYAGGPGRALDAFGRMVWFTVVSVGQIPFTLRRYRAEAVRLIAQIGMGTGALAVVGGTVAIVAFVTLSGSSLVAIQGFSSLGNIGVEVFTGFFSALVNVRIAAPVVTGIALAATVGAGATAELGAMRISEEIDALEVMGVRSIAFLASTRIVAAIVVILPLYGLAMVMAFLSPQLVTTVLYGQSSGTYNHYFRTFLRPDDVFWSFVVAVLIALVVMITHCYYGYTAAGGPVGVGEAVGRSMRFSLVAVVVVAMAASLALYGVDPNFNLTV, via the coding sequence ATGTCGAATGCCACCGTCATGCGCGCCCGCTTTCCGCGCACAGTGATTAACGTCGACCGCTATGCCGGTGGCCCGGGCCGGGCGCTGGACGCTTTCGGGCGGATGGTCTGGTTCACCGTGGTCAGCGTCGGTCAGATCCCCTTCACGTTGCGCCGCTACCGTGCGGAGGCCGTGCGGCTCATCGCTCAGATCGGCATGGGTACCGGAGCGCTGGCGGTCGTGGGCGGCACCGTTGCAATCGTCGCGTTCGTGACGTTGTCCGGAAGCTCGCTGGTCGCCATCCAGGGCTTCTCGTCGTTGGGCAACATCGGAGTAGAGGTGTTCACCGGGTTTTTCTCCGCGCTGGTCAATGTGCGCATCGCCGCACCGGTCGTCACCGGTATCGCGCTGGCAGCCACCGTGGGCGCAGGCGCTACCGCCGAGCTGGGCGCCATGCGCATCAGCGAGGAGATCGACGCGCTGGAGGTGATGGGGGTCAGGTCGATCGCGTTCCTCGCGTCAACCAGGATCGTGGCCGCGATTGTGGTGATCCTGCCGTTGTATGGCCTGGCGATGGTCATGGCGTTCCTGTCCCCTCAGCTGGTCACCACGGTGCTCTACGGGCAATCGAGCGGCACCTACAACCACTACTTCCGGACGTTCCTGCGACCTGACGATGTGTTCTGGTCATTCGTCGTGGCTGTCCTCATCGCGTTGGTCGTGATGATCACGCACTGCTACTACGGCTACACCGCCGCCGGGGGCCCGGTAGGTGTCGGCGAGGCCGTGGGCCGGTCCATGCGCTTCTCGCTGGTGGCCGTGGTGGTCGTCGCCATGGCGGCTTCGTTGGCGCTGTACGGCGTCGACCCCAACTTCAACCTGACGGTCTAG
- a CDS encoding MCE family protein, with amino-acid sequence MTTPMTQNTQRQPPYKTAAALGLVVLTVLGVLIFAQFRGDFTSKESLTLLANRAGLLIGPGSKVTLNGVEIGKVASISEIDRDGQPAAKFILDVSPKYLPLIPVNVNAEIRATTVFGGKYVALSSPKQPGAPIKSADVIDARSVSTEINTVFQTLTSIAQTIDPVKLNMTLSGAADALSGQGDKFGTSLVNGNKILDNLNPQMDQVHHDVAQLAAVADTVADASPDLWNFVDNVTTTARTLNQQQNDLDATLLAATGFANTATDVLDRSRPHLVQTLLQLVPTTELLDTYSPELFCTIRNVAEVRPAVAAAEGSGNGYSLRAHTQLVGGTNPYVYPDNLPRVNASGGPGGAPGCWQNITRDLWPAPSLVTDTGASIAPYNHFEIGSPWANEYVWGRQVGEYTINP; translated from the coding sequence ATGACGACACCGATGACGCAGAACACGCAACGCCAGCCCCCGTACAAGACGGCGGCCGCCCTAGGACTGGTGGTGCTGACAGTTCTCGGCGTTCTGATTTTCGCGCAGTTTCGGGGTGATTTCACCTCGAAAGAGTCGCTGACTCTGCTCGCCAACCGGGCGGGGTTGCTGATCGGACCCGGTTCGAAGGTCACCCTCAACGGCGTCGAGATCGGAAAAGTCGCCAGCATCAGCGAGATCGACCGCGACGGCCAGCCTGCCGCGAAGTTCATCCTGGACGTGTCGCCGAAGTATCTCCCCCTGATTCCGGTCAACGTGAATGCCGAAATCAGGGCGACCACGGTGTTCGGCGGCAAGTATGTGGCGCTGTCCTCGCCGAAGCAGCCAGGTGCCCCGATAAAAAGCGCCGACGTGATCGACGCGCGATCGGTCTCCACCGAGATCAACACGGTTTTCCAAACCTTGACCTCGATCGCCCAGACCATCGATCCGGTCAAGCTCAACATGACGCTGAGCGGCGCCGCGGACGCCTTATCGGGGCAGGGCGACAAATTCGGCACTTCCCTGGTCAACGGCAACAAGATCCTCGACAACCTCAACCCGCAAATGGACCAGGTGCATCACGACGTCGCGCAACTGGCTGCGGTGGCGGACACGGTCGCCGACGCGTCGCCAGATCTTTGGAATTTCGTGGACAACGTGACCACCACCGCGCGCACGCTCAACCAACAGCAAAACGACTTGGACGCGACGCTGCTGGCGGCCACCGGGTTTGCCAACACCGCCACCGACGTGCTGGACCGCAGCCGGCCGCATCTGGTACAGACTCTCCTGCAGCTGGTGCCGACCACCGAACTGCTCGACACCTACAGTCCCGAACTGTTCTGCACCATCCGCAACGTCGCGGAGGTGCGACCAGCGGTCGCCGCCGCAGAAGGCAGCGGGAACGGGTACTCCCTTCGGGCCCACACTCAGCTCGTCGGTGGTACCAACCCATACGTCTACCCCGACAACCTGCCACGTGTGAACGCCAGCGGTGGTCCCGGCGGAGCACCCGGCTGCTGGCAGAACATCACCCGCGACCTGTGGCCGGCGCCGAGCCTGGTGACGGACACCGGCGCCAGCATCGCCCCCTACAACCACTTCGAGATCGGCTCGCCGTGGGCGAATGAGTATGTATGGGGACGCCAAGTGGGGGAGTACACGATCAACCCATGA
- a CDS encoding MCE family protein translates to MNLTSSAIKLAALSLVLLAFTAITIVVFGQIRFDKTVSYTADFSSASGLRPGQFVRASGVEVGKVKNIRLVDGRRIQVDFDVDRSLPLSQSTTAHIRYANLIGERYLELKPGTGEASDRKLPPGGLIALERTEPALDLDALIGGFRPVFRALDPEKVNTIASAIITVFQGQGGTINDILDQTARLTSALADRDEAIGSVVKNLSTVLDSIVEKAGDVDATVTNLETLITGLSEQREPLADSVANLSRASGAVADLLSDNRPLIRDAVGDAQGILQPLVDQRDDLDDLLHKLPTALTLLGRSAGTYGDFINLYLCDITLTLNGLQPGGPVRTVRLTQQPTGRCTPQ, encoded by the coding sequence ATGAACCTCACCTCAAGTGCGATCAAGTTGGCAGCCCTGTCGCTGGTGCTGTTGGCCTTCACCGCGATCACCATCGTCGTATTCGGCCAGATTCGCTTCGACAAAACTGTCAGCTATACCGCGGACTTCTCTTCTGCCAGCGGATTGCGACCAGGCCAGTTCGTCCGAGCCTCCGGAGTAGAGGTGGGCAAGGTCAAAAATATCCGACTGGTCGATGGTCGGCGGATACAGGTGGACTTCGACGTCGACCGGTCGCTACCGCTTTCCCAGTCGACCACCGCCCACATTCGCTACGCCAACCTGATCGGCGAACGCTACCTGGAACTCAAGCCCGGTACGGGCGAGGCAAGCGACCGCAAGTTGCCGCCCGGAGGCCTGATCGCGCTGGAGCGCACCGAGCCTGCCCTGGATCTGGACGCACTCATCGGGGGTTTCCGACCAGTCTTTCGCGCACTGGACCCCGAAAAGGTCAACACCATCGCCTCTGCGATCATCACGGTGTTCCAGGGCCAAGGCGGCACGATCAACGACATCCTTGACCAGACCGCGCGGCTGACCTCGGCACTGGCCGACCGGGACGAGGCGATCGGCTCGGTGGTGAAAAATCTGAGCACGGTCCTGGACAGCATCGTCGAGAAGGCCGGGGACGTCGACGCGACGGTCACCAACCTCGAGACGCTGATCACCGGGTTGTCCGAGCAGCGCGAACCACTCGCCGACAGCGTGGCGAACCTGAGTCGGGCCTCCGGGGCGGTGGCCGATCTGCTGAGCGACAACCGGCCCCTGATACGGGACGCGGTCGGCGACGCGCAGGGCATCCTGCAACCGCTTGTCGACCAGCGAGATGACCTCGACGACTTGCTCCACAAGCTGCCGACCGCGCTCACGCTTCTTGGTCGCAGCGCGGGCACCTACGGCGACTTCATCAACCTCTACCTCTGCGACATCACCCTCACGCTCAACGGCCTTCAGCCGGGCGGCCCCGTCCGCACGGTCCGGTTGACGCAGCAACCGACGGGAAGGTGCACACCTCAATGA
- a CDS encoding MCE family protein, with protein MRALQPENRVRVGIMAVILVVLATGVGQSFTSVPMLFAEPRYYGEFTDSGALRAGDKVRILGMDVGTVQEVKISTPRVVVRFTLGSNLIGTQSRLAIRTDTILGRKVLEIEPRGEETLRPDATLPVGQTTTPYQIYDAFFDATKAASGWDLDTVKQSLQVLSDTIDQTYPHLSATLDGVERFANTVGKRDEQVQHLLGETSKVAGVLGIHGDQINRLLVNAQSLLAAVNERGRAIDALLSNVTSVSAQVAGLINDNPNLNTVLKQVNDVSDVLVKRKDDLVTTVTELGKFVASLSEIVSSGPYVKAAIFNLAPYQVLQPFVDAAFKERGIDPENFWRGAGLPAFQWPDPNGARFPNGAPPPAPPVLEGTPEHPGPAVLKGSPCSYTPPADGSPRPGDPLPCVNLDVGPFGGPSYPTPVDIQTSPPNPNALPPAPGVPAAAVPGAPPPDAPGTPVPLPEAPPGARTVPLPPAPSATPNDAEGGSQ; from the coding sequence ATGAGGGCACTACAACCTGAAAACCGGGTCCGAGTCGGGATCATGGCCGTCATCCTGGTGGTGCTCGCCACCGGGGTGGGCCAAAGCTTCACCAGCGTGCCGATGCTGTTCGCCGAGCCGCGCTATTACGGCGAATTCACCGACTCCGGTGCGCTGCGCGCCGGCGACAAGGTGCGCATCCTGGGTATGGACGTCGGCACGGTGCAGGAGGTAAAGATCTCAACCCCCCGCGTCGTGGTCCGATTCACGCTGGGCTCCAACCTCATCGGCACCCAGAGTCGACTGGCCATCCGCACCGACACCATCCTCGGCAGAAAAGTACTGGAGATCGAACCGCGGGGCGAGGAGACACTCCGTCCCGACGCGACGTTGCCTGTCGGCCAAACCACAACCCCGTACCAGATTTACGATGCCTTCTTCGACGCCACCAAAGCCGCATCCGGCTGGGACCTCGACACCGTGAAACAATCGCTACAAGTATTGTCAGACACAATCGACCAGACCTATCCGCACTTGAGCGCCACGCTCGACGGGGTGGAGAGGTTCGCGAACACCGTCGGCAAGCGCGATGAGCAGGTTCAGCACCTCCTCGGCGAGACCAGCAAAGTGGCGGGCGTGCTCGGCATCCACGGCGATCAGATCAACCGGCTGCTGGTGAACGCGCAGTCGCTGCTGGCCGCCGTCAACGAGCGAGGCCGCGCCATCGACGCCTTGCTGAGCAACGTCACGTCGGTGTCGGCGCAAGTTGCAGGTTTGATCAACGACAACCCCAACCTGAATACGGTGTTGAAGCAGGTCAACGACGTCAGCGACGTACTGGTCAAACGGAAGGACGACCTGGTCACCACGGTCACCGAACTCGGCAAGTTCGTTGCGTCCCTGTCCGAGATCGTCTCGTCGGGGCCCTATGTCAAGGCGGCGATTTTCAACCTCGCGCCGTATCAGGTGCTGCAACCTTTCGTCGACGCTGCGTTCAAGGAGCGCGGCATCGACCCGGAGAATTTCTGGCGGGGTGCCGGACTGCCGGCGTTCCAATGGCCCGACCCCAACGGCGCCCGGTTCCCCAACGGTGCACCGCCACCGGCGCCGCCGGTGCTGGAAGGAACCCCCGAACACCCGGGTCCGGCCGTGCTCAAGGGGTCGCCGTGTTCATACACGCCGCCTGCGGACGGCTCGCCGCGCCCAGGCGATCCCCTGCCGTGCGTGAATTTGGACGTCGGCCCGTTCGGCGGACCCAGTTATCCGACGCCCGTCGATATCCAGACATCTCCGCCGAACCCCAATGCTCTGCCTCCAGCACCGGGGGTTCCGGCCGCCGCGGTGCCGGGAGCACCGCCGCCGGACGCCCCCGGCACACCGGTACCTCTGCCGGAAGCGCCGCCGGGCGCCAGAACGGTGCCGCTACCCCCGGCGCCGTCAGCCACGCCAAATGATGCGGAAGGTGGCAGCCAGTGA
- a CDS encoding virulence factor Mce family protein, whose amino-acid sequence MSTVYTLRGLGQVSRKSVIVTALVVALALTACFGGWFLFRKLTTNTIVAYFEQANALYPGDEVAIMGVRVGSIDKVEPAGDKMKVTFHYESKYKVPADAKAVILNPTLVASRNIQLDPPYDGGPVMTDNTVIPIERTQVPVEWDDLRDSIGETVQALGPTPDQPKGPFGDTIESLADGLSGKGEAINKSLNSLSTALTALNESRGETFAVLRGLATFLNALQINEQQLISLNDNLAQLTSSLTPNDHEVADAVEQLDGLLPVLRKFLDENGQVLTTDVNNLSEATTPLVQPDQQNALETFLHVFPTFAANANNVYHPSHGSLTIIPAITNFANPLQLICSAIQAGSRLGYQDSAELCAQYLTPVLDAIKFNHLPFGLMPFSTAETLPKHVAYSEPRLQPPPGYKDTTVPGIFSPDTLFSHGNYEPGWITAPGMQGVQVRPRTGDLLTPQSLTELMGGPDATPPPARQNLPGPPNAYTENNPLPPPWYPQPGPPPAPGPDVTPGAVAPTPAPASSAPPPGAAPPPATPPGPPLPAEAPIGPGQ is encoded by the coding sequence GTGAGCACTGTTTACACCCTTCGCGGGCTGGGACAAGTGTCCCGGAAGTCGGTTATTGTCACGGCGCTGGTGGTAGCGCTGGCACTGACCGCCTGCTTCGGGGGCTGGTTTCTGTTCCGTAAGTTGACCACCAACACGATCGTGGCGTACTTCGAGCAGGCCAATGCGCTGTACCCGGGCGACGAGGTCGCGATCATGGGGGTGAGGGTCGGGTCGATCGACAAGGTCGAACCGGCGGGCGACAAAATGAAGGTGACCTTCCACTACGAAAGCAAGTACAAGGTGCCCGCCGACGCCAAGGCGGTGATCCTCAATCCGACACTGGTCGCGTCGCGAAACATTCAGTTGGACCCCCCCTACGACGGTGGCCCGGTGATGACGGACAACACGGTCATCCCCATCGAGCGCACTCAGGTGCCCGTCGAATGGGACGACCTGCGGGACAGCATCGGCGAGACCGTGCAGGCGCTCGGCCCGACGCCCGATCAGCCCAAGGGGCCGTTCGGCGACACCATCGAATCACTCGCCGACGGACTGTCCGGCAAGGGCGAAGCGATCAACAAATCGCTGAACAGCCTCTCGACCGCGTTGACGGCGCTCAACGAGAGCCGCGGCGAAACGTTCGCAGTGCTGCGCGGCCTGGCCACCTTCCTGAACGCCCTGCAAATAAACGAACAGCAGCTGATATCGCTGAACGACAACCTCGCGCAGCTCACATCGAGTCTGACACCCAACGACCACGAAGTCGCCGACGCCGTCGAGCAACTCGACGGCCTGCTTCCGGTCCTGCGCAAGTTCCTCGACGAGAACGGCCAGGTGCTGACCACCGACGTGAACAACCTGTCCGAGGCCACCACCCCCCTGGTACAACCCGACCAGCAGAACGCCCTCGAGACCTTTCTGCACGTGTTTCCGACCTTCGCCGCCAACGCCAACAACGTCTACCATCCCAGCCACGGATCGCTGACGATCATCCCCGCAATCACCAACTTCGCGAACCCTTTGCAACTGATCTGCAGCGCGATTCAGGCAGGCAGCCGGCTCGGATATCAGGATTCCGCCGAGCTTTGCGCACAATATTTGACGCCGGTCCTCGATGCGATCAAGTTCAACCACCTGCCGTTCGGCCTCATGCCGTTCAGCACCGCGGAAACGCTACCCAAGCACGTCGCGTACTCCGAGCCGCGCCTGCAGCCACCGCCTGGATACAAGGACACCACCGTGCCTGGAATCTTCTCCCCAGACACCCTGTTCTCACACGGCAACTACGAGCCAGGATGGATAACAGCGCCCGGCATGCAGGGCGTACAGGTGCGGCCACGCACCGGCGACCTCTTGACACCGCAGTCGCTAACCGAGCTGATGGGTGGCCCCGACGCCACACCCCCGCCAGCGAGGCAGAACCTGCCCGGGCCGCCCAACGCCTACACCGAGAACAACCCCCTGCCGCCGCCGTGGTATCCACAACCCGGTCCGCCGCCGGCTCCAGGGCCAGACGTCACACCGGGCGCGGTCGCCCCCACACCTGCGCCGGCTTCGTCGGCGCCCCCACCGGGCGCCGCGCCGCCCCCCGCCACGCCGCCAGGACCGCCCCTGCCCGCTGAAGCACCGATAGGACCAGGCCAGTGA
- a CDS encoding MCE family protein: MSAQEALSAHVYQPAIAARHPARRRAWQLLVLLAVTLSVASCGQWRGIANVPVPGGPGTGPGSYTVYVQIPDTLGLTPNSKVLVADVYVGRVREIALKNWIATLTVELQNGVQLPRNATAKIGQTSLLGTQHLELAAPKNSSPQPLANGDTVELKNSSAFPTTEQTLASIATLLRGGGVANLETITNEVYDIVNGRADQIRGLLDKLDTFTAKLEMQIADITHAIDSADRLLAIAAEHNNTLKEALVELPPLVEYLSDSRGRVIDAVESLGRFSDVTEQTVEQSATNLNRNLVSLQRPLGQLVRAAPFVVPALKLALTAPFDIDAVPKTFRGDYINTSLNVDLTLSAIDNGILTGTGVSGMARALEQSWGRDPATMIPDVRFSTNPNNAPGGPLVERGP; this comes from the coding sequence GTGAGCGCCCAAGAAGCGCTCAGCGCGCATGTGTACCAGCCCGCCATTGCCGCCAGGCACCCGGCCCGGCGACGCGCTTGGCAGCTACTTGTTTTGCTGGCCGTCACCCTCTCCGTCGCCTCCTGCGGGCAATGGCGCGGTATCGCCAACGTGCCGGTCCCCGGCGGCCCGGGCACCGGGCCCGGCTCCTACACCGTCTACGTGCAGATACCCGACACGCTCGGGCTCACGCCCAACAGCAAGGTACTGGTGGCCGACGTGTACGTCGGCCGAGTGCGCGAGATCGCCCTGAAGAACTGGATCGCCACACTCACAGTCGAACTGCAGAACGGCGTTCAGCTGCCGCGAAACGCCACAGCGAAGATCGGCCAAACCAGCTTGCTGGGCACCCAACACCTCGAACTGGCTGCGCCAAAGAACTCGTCGCCGCAGCCGCTGGCCAACGGCGACACCGTCGAACTGAAAAACTCATCAGCGTTTCCCACCACCGAGCAGACCCTGGCCAGCATCGCGACACTTCTGCGCGGCGGCGGTGTGGCCAACCTGGAGACAATAACGAACGAGGTCTACGACATCGTCAACGGCCGCGCCGACCAGATCCGCGGCCTGCTCGACAAGCTGGACACGTTCACCGCCAAGCTTGAAATGCAGATCGCCGACATCACCCACGCCATCGATTCGGCGGACCGGCTCCTGGCCATCGCCGCCGAGCACAACAACACCCTGAAGGAGGCGCTGGTCGAGTTGCCTCCGTTGGTCGAGTACCTGTCGGATTCGCGCGGCCGCGTCATCGATGCCGTCGAGTCGCTGGGCCGGTTCAGTGATGTCACCGAGCAGACGGTCGAGCAGTCGGCCACCAATCTGAACAGGAACCTGGTGTCGTTGCAGCGCCCACTTGGTCAGCTCGTGCGCGCGGCACCGTTTGTCGTTCCGGCGCTGAAGTTGGCCCTCACCGCGCCGTTCGACATCGATGCCGTGCCCAAGACGTTCCGGGGGGACTACATCAACACCTCGCTGAACGTCGATCTGACGCTCAGCGCCATCGACAACGGAATCCTGACCGGAACAGGCGTGTCGGGAATGGCGCGGGCGCTCGAACAGTCCTGGGGCCGCGATCCAGCCACCATGATCCCGGACGTCCGGTTCTCGACAAACCCGAACAACGCGCCAGGCGGTCCGCTGGTGGAAAGAGGTCCGTGA